One region of Roseovarius faecimaris genomic DNA includes:
- the rpoC gene encoding DNA-directed RNA polymerase subunit beta' — MNQELTNNPFNPVAPTKVFDEIKVSLASPERILSWSYGEIKKPETINYRTFKPERDGLFCARIFGPIKDYECLCGKYKRMKYRGVVCEKCGVEVTLQKVRRERMGHIELAAPCAHIWFLKSLPSRIGLMLDMTLRDLERVLYFENYVVIEPGLTDLSYGQMLSEEEFMDAQDAYGMDAFTANIGAEAIREMLQNIDLEAEAENLRAELAEATGELKPKKIIKRLKVVESFLESGNRPEWMVMTVIPVIPPELRPLVPLDGGRFATSDLNDLYRRVINRNNRLKRLIELRAPDIIVRNEKRMLQESVDALFDNGRRGRVITGANKRPLKSLSDMLKGKQGRFRQNLLGKRVDFSGRSVIVTGPELKLHQCGLPKKMALELFKPFIYSRLEAKGMSSTVKQAKKLVEKERPEVWDILDEVIREHPVLLNRAPTLHRLGIQAFEPVLIEGKAIQLHPLVCSAFNADFDGDQMAVHVPLSLEAQLEARVLMMSTNNVLSPANGAPIIVPSQDMVLGLYYTTIMREGMKGEGMVFSSVEEVQHALDAGEVHMHAKVTVRMSQIDEEGNEVFKRFETTPGRARLGALMPKNSKAPFDLVNKLLRKKEVQNVIDTVYRYCGQKESVIFCDQIMGMGFKEAFRAGISFGKDDMVIPDNKWTIVDETRDQVKGFEQQYMDGLITQGEKYNKVVDAWSKCNDQVTEAMMGTISAEKTDENGAVMEPNSVYMMAHSGARGSVTQMKQLGGMRGLMAKPNGDIIETPIISNFKEGLTVLEYFNSTHGARKGLSDTALKTANSGYLTRRLVDVAQDCIVREHDCGTDRAITAEAAVSDGEVVASLAERILGRVTADDVLNPADDSLILRAGELIDERMADAIEEAGVQSMRIRSPLTCEAEDGVCAMCYGRDLARGTMVNQGEAVGIIAAQSIGEPGTQLTMRTFHIGGVAQGGQQSFLEASQEGTIAFENAQLLENANGEILVMGRNMKLKIMGEKDVELASHKVGYGSKLFVKEGAKVSRGDKLFEWDPYTLPILAEKSGTAKFVDLVSGIAVRDVTDDATGMTQKIVMDWRAAPKGNELKPEILVVGSDGEPVRNEAGNPVTYPMSVDAILSVEDGQDIHAGDVVARIPREGAKTKDITGGLPRVAELFEARRPKDHAIIAEIDGYVRYGRDYKNKRRISIEPVDDSLEPVEYMVPKGKHIPVQEGDYVQKGDYIMDGNPAPHDILSIMGVEALADYMIDEVQDVYRLQGVKINDKHIEVVVRQMLQKWEILDSGDTTLLKGEHVDKAEFDAANEKAIAKGGRAAQGEPILLGITKASLQTRSFISAASFQETTRVLTEASVQGKRDKLVGLKENVIVGRLIPAGTGGATQKMRHIAQQRDNVVIEARREEAEAAAALAAPMDDDIIGGDEFDTLVETPESRED, encoded by the coding sequence ATGAACCAGGAACTGACAAACAACCCGTTCAACCCGGTGGCTCCCACCAAGGTGTTTGACGAAATCAAGGTCTCGCTGGCCTCCCCTGAGCGTATCCTCAGCTGGTCCTATGGCGAGATCAAGAAGCCCGAGACGATCAACTACCGCACGTTCAAGCCCGAGCGTGACGGCCTCTTCTGCGCGCGTATCTTTGGCCCAATCAAGGATTACGAATGCCTTTGCGGCAAATACAAGCGGATGAAGTACCGCGGCGTTGTCTGCGAGAAATGCGGTGTGGAAGTCACGCTGCAAAAGGTCCGCCGCGAGCGTATGGGCCATATCGAACTGGCCGCCCCTTGCGCGCACATCTGGTTCCTCAAGTCGCTGCCTTCGCGCATCGGCCTGATGCTGGACATGACTCTGCGCGATCTTGAGCGGGTGCTCTACTTCGAGAACTATGTGGTGATCGAGCCGGGTCTGACCGACCTGAGCTATGGCCAGATGCTCTCGGAAGAAGAGTTCATGGACGCTCAGGACGCCTATGGCATGGATGCCTTTACCGCCAATATTGGCGCCGAAGCCATCCGCGAGATGCTCCAGAACATCGATCTGGAAGCCGAGGCCGAAAACCTGCGCGCCGAACTGGCCGAAGCCACGGGCGAGTTGAAACCCAAGAAGATCATCAAGCGCCTGAAGGTGGTTGAAAGCTTCCTGGAATCCGGCAACCGCCCGGAATGGATGGTCATGACCGTGATCCCGGTGATCCCGCCCGAACTGCGCCCGCTGGTGCCGCTGGACGGGGGCCGCTTTGCCACGTCGGATCTCAACGATCTCTATCGTCGCGTGATCAACCGGAACAACCGCCTCAAGCGGCTGATCGAGCTGCGCGCGCCCGATATCATCGTGCGTAACGAAAAGCGGATGCTGCAGGAATCGGTCGATGCCCTCTTTGACAACGGTCGTCGTGGCCGCGTCATCACCGGCGCCAACAAGCGCCCGCTGAAGTCGCTTTCCGACATGCTGAAAGGCAAGCAGGGCCGGTTCCGTCAGAACCTTCTGGGTAAGCGGGTCGACTTCTCGGGCCGGTCGGTCATCGTGACCGGGCCGGAACTGAAGCTGCACCAATGCGGCCTGCCCAAAAAGATGGCGCTCGAGCTGTTCAAGCCGTTCATCTATTCGCGGCTGGAAGCCAAGGGCATGTCCTCGACGGTCAAGCAAGCCAAGAAACTGGTCGAGAAAGAACGCCCCGAAGTGTGGGATATCCTCGATGAGGTGATCCGCGAGCACCCGGTTCTGCTGAACCGCGCGCCGACGCTGCACCGCTTGGGCATTCAGGCGTTTGAGCCCGTGCTGATCGAAGGCAAGGCCATTCAGCTGCACCCGCTGGTCTGTTCGGCCTTCAACGCCGACTTCGACGGTGACCAGATGGCCGTGCATGTGCCGCTGTCGCTCGAAGCCCAGTTGGAAGCACGCGTGCTGATGATGTCGACGAACAACGTTCTGTCGCCGGCCAACGGTGCACCGATCATCGTGCCGTCTCAGGACATGGTTCTCGGGCTCTATTACACCACCATCATGCGCGAAGGCATGAAGGGCGAAGGCATGGTCTTCTCCTCGGTGGAAGAGGTCCAGCATGCGCTCGACGCCGGCGAGGTGCATATGCACGCCAAAGTCACCGTGCGGATGAGCCAGATCGACGAAGAAGGCAACGAGGTGTTCAAACGGTTTGAGACCACGCCGGGCCGTGCCCGCCTTGGGGCTCTGATGCCGAAAAACTCCAAAGCGCCCTTCGATCTGGTCAACAAGCTTCTGCGCAAGAAGGAAGTGCAGAACGTGATCGACACGGTCTATCGCTACTGCGGTCAGAAGGAGAGCGTGATCTTCTGCGACCAGATCATGGGTATGGGCTTCAAGGAAGCGTTCCGCGCCGGGATTTCCTTTGGCAAGGACGACATGGTGATCCCGGATAACAAGTGGACCATCGTGGACGAGACCCGCGATCAGGTGAAAGGCTTCGAACAGCAGTATATGGACGGCCTGATCACCCAGGGCGAGAAGTACAACAAAGTGGTCGATGCCTGGTCGAAATGTAACGACCAGGTGACCGAAGCCATGATGGGCACGATCTCGGCTGAGAAGACGGACGAAAACGGCGCCGTGATGGAGCCGAACTCGGTCTACATGATGGCGCACTCCGGTGCCCGTGGCTCGGTCACGCAGATGAAACAGCTGGGCGGGATGCGCGGCCTGATGGCCAAGCCGAACGGCGACATCATCGAAACGCCGATCATCTCGAACTTCAAGGAAGGTCTGACCGTTCTTGAATACTTCAACTCGACCCACGGCGCCCGTAAGGGTCTGTCGGACACCGCTCTGAAAACGGCGAACTCGGGCTACCTGACCCGCCGTCTGGTGGACGTGGCGCAGGACTGCATCGTGCGCGAGCATGATTGCGGTACTGACCGTGCGATCACCGCAGAAGCGGCCGTGAGCGACGGTGAGGTTGTCGCCTCGCTGGCTGAGCGCATCCTGGGCCGGGTGACGGCGGATGACGTTCTGAACCCTGCCGATGACAGCCTGATCCTGCGCGCCGGTGAGCTCATCGACGAGCGTATGGCCGACGCGATCGAAGAGGCGGGCGTGCAATCCATGCGCATCCGCAGCCCGCTCACCTGTGAGGCCGAGGATGGCGTTTGCGCCATGTGCTATGGCCGTGACCTTGCACGCGGCACCATGGTGAACCAGGGCGAAGCGGTTGGCATTATCGCCGCCCAGTCCATCGGGGAGCCGGGCACGCAGCTGACGATGCGGACGTTCCACATCGGCGGTGTGGCGCAGGGTGGCCAGCAAAGCTTCCTCGAAGCGAGCCAGGAAGGCACCATCGCCTTCGAAAACGCGCAGCTTCTGGAAAACGCCAATGGCGAGATCCTGGTCATGGGCCGCAACATGAAGCTCAAGATCATGGGTGAAAAGGATGTGGAACTGGCCAGCCACAAGGTTGGCTATGGCTCGAAGCTGTTTGTCAAAGAGGGCGCGAAAGTGTCCCGCGGCGACAAACTCTTTGAGTGGGATCCCTACACCCTGCCGATCCTGGCCGAGAAATCGGGTACTGCGAAATTCGTGGACCTCGTGAGCGGCATTGCCGTGCGCGATGTGACCGACGATGCCACCGGCATGACCCAGAAGATCGTGATGGACTGGCGCGCGGCCCCCAAGGGCAACGAGCTCAAGCCCGAGATCCTGGTGGTCGGCTCTGATGGCGAACCGGTACGCAACGAAGCGGGCAACCCCGTGACCTACCCGATGTCGGTGGATGCGATCCTGTCGGTCGAAGACGGTCAGGACATCCATGCTGGTGACGTGGTCGCGCGTATTCCGCGCGAAGGTGCCAAGACCAAGGACATCACCGGTGGTCTGCCGCGTGTGGCTGAACTCTTTGAGGCGCGTCGCCCCAAGGATCACGCCATCATCGCCGAGATCGACGGCTATGTCCGCTATGGTCGCGACTACAAGAACAAGCGCCGGATCAGCATCGAGCCTGTCGATGACAGCCTGGAGCCCGTCGAATACATGGTGCCCAAGGGCAAGCACATCCCCGTTCAGGAAGGGGATTATGTCCAGAAAGGCGACTATATCATGGACGGCAACCCCGCGCCGCATGACATCCTGAGCATCATGGGTGTCGAGGCGCTGGCCGATTACATGATCGATGAGGTGCAGGATGTCTATCGTCTGCAGGGCGTGAAGATCAACGACAAGCATATCGAGGTTGTCGTGCGCCAGATGCTGCAGAAATGGGAAATCCTCGACAGCGGCGACACCACGCTTCTGAAAGGCGAGCACGTGGACAAGGCCGAGTTTGATGCCGCGAACGAGAAGGCGATTGCCAAAGGCGGCCGTGCCGCCCAGGGCGAGCCGATCCTTCTGGGTATCACCAAGGCCAGCCTGCAAACGCGGTCGTTCATCTCGGCGGCTTCGTTCCAGGAGACCACCCGCGTGCTGACCGAAGCCTCGGTACAAGGCAAGCGCGACAAGCTTGTCGGCCTGAAGGAAAACGTCATCGTTGGCCGCCTGATCCCTGCCGGGACCGGTGGTGCCACGCAGAAGATGCGCCACATCGCGCAGCAGCGTGACAACGTGGTGATCGAGGCGCGCCGGGAAGAAGCCGAAGCTGCGGCAGCTCTGGCCGCCCCGATGGATGATGACATCATTGGCGGCGACGAGTTCGACACTCTGGTCGAAACCCCGGAGAGCCGCGAAGACTGA
- a CDS encoding electron transfer flavoprotein subunit beta/FixA family protein — protein sequence MKVLVPVKRVIDYNVKVRVKADGSGVDLANVKMSMNPFDEIAVEEAIRLKEAGKAEEVIAVSIGVKQSQETLRTALAMGADRAILIEAADDVHTDIEPLAVAKLLKAVIDEEQPGLVLAGKQAIDNDMNATGQMLSALLGWSQGTFASGLDIEGDSAVVTREVDGGLQTIKVKMPAIITVDLRLNEPRYASLPNIMKAKKKPLDEKTAADYGVDVTPRLEIVKTEEPEARKAGEIVGSVDELVAKLKEAGAV from the coding sequence ATGAAGGTGCTCGTACCTGTCAAACGCGTGATCGACTATAACGTGAAGGTTCGCGTGAAAGCGGACGGATCGGGCGTCGATCTTGCCAATGTCAAAATGTCGATGAACCCGTTCGACGAAATTGCCGTCGAAGAGGCCATCCGTCTGAAAGAAGCGGGCAAGGCCGAGGAGGTCATCGCGGTCTCCATCGGTGTCAAGCAAAGCCAGGAAACCCTGCGCACAGCACTTGCCATGGGTGCCGACCGCGCGATCCTGATCGAGGCCGCCGACGACGTGCACACCGATATCGAGCCGCTGGCCGTCGCCAAACTGCTCAAGGCCGTGATCGACGAAGAGCAGCCCGGCCTCGTGCTGGCTGGCAAGCAGGCGATCGACAATGACATGAACGCCACCGGCCAGATGCTCTCGGCCCTGCTGGGCTGGTCGCAAGGCACCTTCGCTTCGGGGCTCGACATTGAAGGCGACAGCGCTGTTGTGACCCGTGAGGTTGATGGCGGCCTGCAAACGATCAAGGTGAAGATGCCCGCCATCATCACCGTTGACCTGCGCCTGAACGAGCCGCGCTATGCCTCGCTGCCCAACATCATGAAGGCCAAGAAAAAGCCGCTTGATGAGAAAACCGCCGCCGATTACGGCGTCGACGTCACCCCGCGTCTTGAGATCGTCAAGACCGAGGAGCCGGAAGCGCGCAAGGCAGGCGAAATCGTGGGCTCGGTGGACGAGCTTGTTGCAAAACTCAAAGAAGCGGGGGCTGTGTAA